The Anopheles coluzzii chromosome 2, AcolN3, whole genome shotgun sequence genome window below encodes:
- the LOC125906527 gene encoding uncharacterized protein LOC125906527 has product MPSKEDMLCALENAKVPVPPTATIAQIRMLYEELFPRSHVVAEQKLAPEVTHESVDTGDLAIKQMNDEQEIVKTANSGGLETELETLQKELQVLELRQKIAMLKSSNIASTSLPSSSSPPPLPLPTAQPVPPSLTSSPPLPLPLPTVLPVYVPNFEDFIGKFSGERGGVGVEHWFREFEQVCSLYTLNDQLKFFCMRRLLTDTAAIFAKTSGACTYETLKADLISTFTSKTSLEEVFKKLRARHLSQHESITRYVLEMQQIAGTVIPEEDLVNIIIDGIDDPINTSSIRFAAKSLEHLKTLLKKYETFRQTRGVTPTPAPLRTKPPAPPRSTGPSRQWAQNNNNEPARCFNCSQFGHYQSACPMPRRPKGSCFKCHQMGHTHRECRNFQPVTTAAVHHLGSHGFDEETADQILLSEIETPTQTDN; this is encoded by the exons ATGCCGTCTAAAGAAGATATGTTGTGTGCGCTGGAGAACGCGAAAGTGCCGGTGCCTCCAACCGCTACGATTGCTCAAATCCGCATGTTGTACGAGGAGCTATTTCCTAGAAGTCACGTTGTAGCCGAACAAAAGCTTGCGCCCGAAGTAACGCATGAAAGTGTTGATACTGGGGATTTGGCGATAAAGCAAATGAATGACGAGCAAGAAATTGTCAAGACAGCTAATTCTGGCGGGTTAGAGACGGAATTAGAAACACTGCAGAAGGAGCTGCAAGTGCTCGAACTTCGTCAGAAAATCGCTATGCTGAAGTCATCTAACATCGCTTCGACTTcgctaccatcatcatcatcaccaccaccgctgcctTTACCTACAGCGCAGCCAGTGCCGCCATCTTTAACATCGTCACCACCGCTCCCTTTGCCGCTACCTACAGTGCTGCCAGTGTATGTACCCAACTTTGAAGACTTCATAGGAAAATTTAGTGGTGAAAGAGGAGGAGTAGGGGTGGAGCACTGGTTTCGAGAATTTGAACAAGTATGTAGCTTGTACACACTAAACGACCAGCTGAAATTTTTCTGTATGCGCCGCCTGCTCACCGACACCGCCGccatttttgctaaaacctcAGGCGCATGCACCTATGAGACACTGAAAGCTGACCTTATTAGTACTTTCACATCAAAAACTTCACTAGAAGAAGTGTTTAAAAAACTAAGGGCACGACATCTCTCGCAACATGAAAGCATCACAAGGTATGTGTTGGAAATGCAGCAAATAGCGGGCACCGTCATTCCAGAGGAAGACTTGGTCAATATTATAATTGACGGAATTGATGATCCTATTAATACGTCATCCATACGTTTCGCTGCAAAATCGCTCGAGCACCTTAAAACCCTGCTGAAAAAATACGAAACTTTTCGTCAAACTCGTGGCGTGACTCCTACACCAGCACCGTTACGCACTAAACCCCCAGCTCCACCCCGCAGCACTGGCCCCTCGCGTCAATGGGCGCAGAACAACAATAATGAACCGGCCAGATGCTTTAACTGTTCTCAATTCGGCCATTATCAAAGCGCTTGCCCAATGCCACGCCGCCCCAAGGGATCCTGTTTTAAATGCCACCAAATGGGACATACACATCGAGAGTGCCGAAACTTCCAGCCCGTTACGACTGCTGCGGTGCACCATCTGGGTTCCCATGGATTCGATGAGGAAACTGCGGACCAAATACTGCTTAGCGAAATTGAAACG CCGACCCAAACGGATAATTAG
- the LOC120947477 gene encoding adenosine 3'-phospho 5'-phosphosulfate transporter 2, whose protein sequence is MAGAKSEVIYLGDKDLNRNRHRDRDQSPEREIKILFFDLTHYNRTTQFLLCCGGVFALYLVYGYMQELIFTLEGFRPYGWYLTLVQFAYYTAFGYIERSVERTTVPRCIPLRTYALLAFLTLGTMGLSNSSVGYLNYPTQVIFKCCKLIPVLIGSVLIQGKKHGPMDFFAATAMCLGLILFTLADSQVQPDFNRFGVFLISLALLCDAAIGNVQEKAMREHRAPNNEVVIYSYGIGFVYLAVIMLLSGHLVQGVVFCARYPMQTYGYAFLFSLTGYLGIQIVLTLVRTCGAPLAATVTTARKAVTIALSFVFFSKPFTIQYLWSGLIVVFGIYLNVYSKRSKLTFADLGRMASTVYRRVLRLPPAKDGGSRTSLLEV, encoded by the exons ATGGCCGGCGCCAAGAGTGAGGTGATCTATCTCGGCGACAAGGACCTGAACCGGAACCGCCACCGGGACCGGGACCAGTCGCCGGAGCGGGAGATCAAGATACTGTTCTTCGACCTCACGCACTACAACCGGACGACCCAGTTCCTGCTGTGCTGTGGCGGCGTGTTCGCCCTCTACCTGGTGTACGGGTACATGCAGGAGCTGATCTTTACGCTGGAAGGATTCCGCCCGTACGGCTGGTACCTGACGCTGGTCCAGTTCGCCTACTACACCGCGTTCGGGTACATCGAACGATCGGTGGAGCGCACGACCGTGCCGCGATGCATTCCGCTACGCACGTACGCGCTGCTAGCGTTCCTAACCCTCGGCACGATGGGTCTGTCCAACTCGAGCGTCGGCTACCTGAACTACCCGACGCAGGTCATCTTCAAGTGCTGCAAGCTGATCCCGGTGCTGATCGGGAGCGTGCTGATACAGGGCAAGAAGCACGGCCCGATGGACTTTTTCGCCGCGACGGCCATGTGCCTCGGGTTGATCCTGTTTACGCTGGCCGATTCGCAGGTGCAGCCCGATTTTAACCGGTTCGGTGTGTTCCTCATCTCGCTGGCACTGCTGTGCGATGCGGCGATCGGGAACGTGCAGGAAAAGGCGATGCGGGAGCATCGAGCACCGAACAATGAGGTGGTGATCTACTCGTACGGCATCGGGTTCGTGTATCTGGCGGTGATAATGCTGCTGTCGGGCCATTTGGTGCAGggggttgtgttttgtgccCGGTACCCGATGCAAACGTACGGGTACGCGTTTCTGTTCAGCCTGACCGGGTACCTGGGGATACAGATCGTGCTGACGCTGGTGCGGACGTGCGGTGCCCCGCTGGCGGCCACGGTTACGACGGCACGGAAGGCGGTCACGATAGCGCTATCGTTTGTGTTCTTTAGCAAACCGTTCACTATCCA gTATCTCTGGTCCGGGCTGATCGTCGTGTTTGGCATCTACCTGAACGTTTACAGCAAGCGCAGCAAGCTTACGTTTGCCGATTTGGGCCGCATGGCCAGCACGGTGTACCGGCGGGTGTTGCGATTGCCACCGGCGAAGGATGGCGGCAGCAGAACGTCCCTGCTGGAAGTGTGA
- the LOC120947475 gene encoding tyrosine-protein kinase Src64B isoform X2 yields MEVLDDTESDWWRVVHLKTRQEGLIPWNFVAEDRSVNSEDWFFENVSRKEADKLLLANENPRGTFLVRPSEHNPNGFSLSVKDWEESRGYHVKHYKIKPLDNGGYYIATNQTFPSLPALVMAYSKNALGLCHVLSSPCPKPQPQVWDLGPELRDKWEINRNEIQLIRKLGHGNFGEVYYGKWRNNIEVAVKTLREGTMSTQAFLQEAAIMKKFRHSRLVALYAVCSKEEPIYIVQEYMSKGSLLDFLRTGDGQFLQFEDLIYIAAQVASGMEYLELKQLIHRDLAARNVLIGENNVAKICDFGLARVIADDEYCPKQGSRFPVKWTAPEAIVYGKFSIKSDVWSYGILLMELFTYGQVPYPGMHSREVIEQIERGYRMPKPTAHHLPDDIYSLMLKCWDAIPDKRPTFEFLNHYFQNFTITSEVPYREVQD; encoded by the exons ATGGAGGTGCTGGACGATACAGAATCCGACTGGTGGCGCGTCGTGCATCTGAAAACGCGCCAGGAAGGGCTCATCCCGTGGAACTTTGTCGCCGAGGATCGCAGCGTTAACAGTGAAGA CTGGTTCTTTGAAAATGTCTCACGGAAAGAGGCCgacaagctgctgctggcgaacGAGAACCCACGCGGCACCTTCctcgtccgtccgtccgaGCACAATCCGAACGGGTTCTCGCTCTCCGTGAAAGACTGGGAGGAAAGCCGCGGCTACCACGTAAAGCACTACAAGATCAAACCACTGGACAATGGAGGCTACTACATTGCAACGAATCAAACGTTCCCGTCGCTCCCGGCCCTAGTGATGGCATATTCAA AGAATGCCCTCGGCCTGTGTCACGTGCTGTCCAGTCCCTGTCCCAAGCCCCAGCCGCAGGTGTGGGACCTCGGGCCGGAACTGCGCGACAAGTGGGAAATCAACCGGAACGAGATCCAGCTAATTCGCAAGCTCGGCCACGGCAACTTCGGCGAGGTGTACTACGGCAAGTGGCGGAACAACATCGAGGTGGCGGTGAAGACGCTGCGCGAGGGCACCATGTCGACGCAGGCCTTCCTGCAGGAGGCGGCCATCATGAAGAAGTTCCGCCACAGCCGGCTGGTGGCACTGTACGCCGTCTGCTCCAAGGAGGAACCGATCTACATCGTGCAGGAGTACATGTCCAAGGGCAGCCTGCTCGACTTCCTGCGCACCGGCGACGGCCAGTTCCTGCAGTTCGAGGATCTGATCTACATCGCGGCGCAGGTCGCGTCCGGCATGGAGTACCTCGAGCTGAAGCAGCTGATCCATCGCGATCTGGCCGCCCGGAACGTGCTGATCGGCGAGAACAACGTGGCAAAGATCTGTGATTTCGGGCTGGCGCGCGTGATAGCGGACGACGAGTACTGCCCGAAGCAGGGCTCCCGCTTCCCGGTCAAGTGGACCGCACCGGAGGCGATCGTGTACGGCAAGTTCTCGATCAAGTCGGACGTCTGGTCGTACGGCATCCTGCTGATGGAGCTGTTCACGTACGGGCAGGTGCCGTACCCGGGCATGCACAGCCGGGAGGTGATCGAGCAGATCGAGCGCGGCTACCGGATGCCGAAGCCGACCGCCCACCACCTGCCGGACGACATCTACAGCCTGATGCTCAAGTGCTGGGACGCGATACCGGACAAGCGGCCCACGTTCGAGTTTCTCAACCACTATTTCCAGAACTTTACCATCACCTCGGAGGTGCCGTACCGAGAGGTGCAGGATTAA